One Pieris brassicae chromosome 11, ilPieBrab1.1, whole genome shotgun sequence DNA window includes the following coding sequences:
- the LOC123716007 gene encoding SAP30-binding protein, with protein sequence MASQALASLTATYTDSEGEEDMEDGQQTPEKDAPKTTQSEPVSPKTVIDSKQSLSAPSSPKRRLVSYVDDTVVSDEEQMSPSAEGQDDMRRLSMETDTDDAVQRSDADDSQDGVIIPPEPPGKCPKELQDSIAKFYNRMLTEGYDMNKIIQDKKNFRNPSIYEKLIQFCDINELDTNYPPEIYDPLKWGKESYYDELARVQKIEMERREKEKKEKLSKIDFISGKKTDSDEEKKRKSKWDQAAPNVGSKPTIKQPGLLQQPLTTNVTGTKGTVISAFGSISKKPKI encoded by the coding sequence ATGGCCTCACAAGCTTTAGCTTCCCTTACTGCTACTTATACCGATTCTGAAGGCGAAGAAGATATGGAAGATGGACAGCAAACTCCCGAAAAAGATGCACCCAAAACAACACAATCCGAACCTGTTAGCCCCAAAACCGTCATTGATAGTAAACAAAGTTTATCTGCGCCATCCTCTCCCAAAAGAAGACTTGTTTCATATGTGGATGACACTGTGGTGTCAGATGAAGAACAAATGTCCCCTTCTGCAGAGGGACAGGATGACATGAGAAGATTATCTATGGAAACAGACACAGATGATGCAGTTCAACGATCAGATGCTGATGACTCTCAAGATGGGGTAATAATACCACCTGAGCCACCAGGTAAATGTCCAAAGGAGTTACAGGATTCCATTGCTAAATTCTATAACCGAATGCTCACTGAAGGATATGATATGAACAAAATAATTCAAGACaaaaagaattttagaaatcctagtatttatgaaaaattgatCCAGTTTTGTGATATTAATGAATTAGATACTAATTATCCACCTGAAATATATGATCCTTTAAAATGGGGTAAGGAGTCTTATTATGATGAATTAGCGAGAGTTCAGAAAATAGAAATGGAAAGAAGAGAAaaggaaaagaaagaaaaattatcaaaaatagattttatatctGGTAAGAAGACCGACAGTGATGAAGAGAAAAAAAGAAAGTCAAAATGGGATCAAGCAGCACCAAATGTTGGCTCAAAGCCAACAATTAAGCAGCCAGGTCTTCTTCAACAACCTCTCACAACCAATGTTACAGGAACAAAGGGTACAGTAATATCAGCATTTGGTTCAATATCTAAAAAACCAAAGATCTGA